The following are from one region of the Salvia hispanica cultivar TCC Black 2014 chromosome 1, UniMelb_Shisp_WGS_1.0, whole genome shotgun sequence genome:
- the LOC125202495 gene encoding protein DMP4-like, with product METRTSSTIEIMEDEEEKAPLLSNKGLSEVDRNLIQQGISQTFRSTACLANLLPTGTALCFQVLAPIFTGGGKCGAAGQAMTGALVGLCALSCVLLSFTDSVQDKKGNVYYGFATLRGMWIMDGSVSLPPEIAVNYKLRFIDFAHALMSLVVFAAVAMFNESVVECLWPAPSPGTKEVLAALPVGIGTVGSMFFLSFPTTRHGIGFPLSSTST from the exons ATGGAAACTAGGACATCTTCGACTATAGAAATCATGGAGGACGAAGAAGAGAAGGCGCCGTTACTTTCAAACAAAGGGCTGTCGGAAGTAGATAGAAACCTCATCCAACAAGGCATCAGCCAGACGTTCCGAAGCACGGCTTGCCTTGCCAACCTCCTCCCCACCGGCACGGCCCTCTGCTTCCAG GTGCTGGCGCCAATATTCACAGGCGGAGGCAAATGCGGCGCGGCAGGCCAGGCCATGACGGGAGCGCTGGTGGGGCTGTGCGCGTTGTCGTGCGTGCTACTGAGCTTCACGGACAGCGTCCAGGACAAGAAGGGGAACGTTTACTACGGCTTCGCGACGTTAAGAGGCATGTGGATCATGGACGGGTCGGTGAGTCTTCCGCCGGAGATCGCCGTCAACTATAAGCTGAGGTTTATCGACTTCGCGCACGCGCTGATGTCTCTGGTGGTGTTCGCGGCGGTTGCGATGTTCAATGAGAGTGTGGTGGAGTGCTTGTGGCCGGCGCCATCGCCGGGGACCAAGGAGGTGCTGGCGGCGCTGCCGGTGGGGATCGGGACGGTGGGAAGTatgtttttcctttcttttccGACCACGCGACATGGCATTGGCTTTCCCCTCTCTTCTACTTCAACGTAA
- the LOC125215340 gene encoding pentatricopeptide repeat-containing protein At5g46100, with product MGTKSMVKWPKQITPSLVERLMQAEKDLDRAISVFESATAEYSNGFRHDQTTFGLMIRRLLSANKFHHAEEMLARMKLENCNANEDIFLSICRAYGRVHKPLEVVRIFRKMKDFECEPTARTYITVFSILVDESHLKMAFTFYRYMRKQGIPASVPSLNVLIKALCKSSGTMDSAFKIFKEMPKRGHTPDSYTYGTLINGLCRGGRILEAKELLIDMEANACAPSVFTYSCLIHGLCQSNKLSDAMELFKEMKRKGVDPNVYTYSSLIDGLCKNGHSLQAIELMERMARKGLVPNSITYSSLINGLSKEGKIQEMVQILDRMKLQDLKPDAGLYSKVINGFCEVGKFHEAANFLDEMSLSGITPNRVTWGLHVRIHNRVVQGLCSLSSHSQAFPLYRSLRSRGISVEARTFESLIQCCCKKGDLHEAARVLEEMVVDGCVPGEEIWNGVVVGFWDRRKVREASELLKAKLIDELETDLNNAI from the coding sequence ATGGGTACGAAATCGATGGTGAAGTGGCCGAAGCAAATCACGCCGTCTCTCGTCGAGCGACTGATGCAAGCAGAGAAAGACTTGGACAGAGCAATCTCCGTCTTCGAATCAGCCACCGCCGAATATTCCAACGGCTTCCGCCACGACCAAACCACATTCGGCCTCATGATCCGGCGACTCCTCTCCGCCAACAAGTTCCATCACGCCGAGGAAATGCTCGCCCGAATGAAGCTAGAGAATTGCAATGCAAACGAAGATATATTCCTCTCCATCTGCAGAGCATACGGCCGAGTTCACAAGCCCCTCGAAGTAGTCAGGATTTTCAGAAAGATGAAGGACTTCGAATGCGAACCGACCGCGAGAACTTACATAACAGTCTTCTCCATTCTGGTCGACGAAAGCCACTTGAAAATGGCGTTCACGTTTTACCGTTACATGAGGAAGCAGGGGATTCCGGCAAGCGTCCCCTCGCTTAATGTTCTGATCAAGGCACTCTGCAAGAGCAGTGGAACTATGGATTCAGCTTTCAAGATCTTCAAGGAGATGCCCAAGCGTGGCCACACTCCCGATTCCTACACTTATGGAACCTTGATCAATGGGCTGTGTAGAGGCGGCAGGATTCTCGAGGCGAAGGAGCTTCTCATCGACATGGAGGCGAACGCCTGTGCGCCTTCGGTCTTCACCTACAGCTGCCTGATACACGGCTTGTGCCAGTCGAACAAGCTCTCCGATGCAATGGAGCTCTTCAAGGAGATGAAGAGGAAAGGCGTGGACCCGAATGTGTACACTTACAGCTCTCTGATCGATGGCCTATGCAAGAATGGGCATTCGCTGCAGGCCATCGAGCTAATGGAGAGGATGGCGCGAAAGGGCCTAGTTCCAAACTCCATCACTTACAGTTCCTTGATAAATGGGCTCTCCAAGGAGGGTAAAATCCAAGAAATGGTTCAGATTCTTGATAGAATGAAGCTTCAAGACTTGAAGCCTGATGCAGGATTGTATTCGAAAGTGATCAATGGCTTCTGTGAGGTGGGGAAGTTCCACGAAGCAGCAAATTTCCTCGATGAGATGTCTCTTTCCGGGATAACTCCAAATCGAGTAACTTGGGGCCTTCATGTTCGAATTCACAATAGAGTGGTGCAAGGTCTTTGTAGCTTGAGTAGCCATAGCCAGGCTTTTCCTCTCTACCGGAGCTTGCGTAGTAGAGGCATATCGGTTGAGGCAAGAACCTTTGAGTCTCTTATACAATGCTGCTGCAAGAAAGGAGATTTGCACGAGGCTGCTCGGGTTCTGGAGGAGATGGTTGTTGATGGATGCGTTCCTGGTGAGGAAATATGGAATGGAGTGGTGGTTGGGTTTTGGGATAGAAGGAAAGTTCGAGAAGCTTCTGAGTTGCTGAAGGCTAAGCTGATCGATGAGTTGGAGACGGACCTCAACAATGCTATCTGA
- the LOC125215348 gene encoding triose phosphate/phosphate translocator, chloroplastic, whose translation MESRVLTGATIRGLALRLKPSARLTGTCTLPATKLTGRLSDAGNLIWGRQLRPAILLEASPASVAVPAMKRESIRPCSATAEGSDSAGGAKVGFLEKYPALVTGFFFFMWYFLNVIFNILNKKIYNYFPYPYFVSVIHLFVGVVYCLVSWAVGLPKRAPIDGNLLKLLIPVAVCHALGHVTSNVSFAAVAVSFTHTIKALEPFFNAAASQFILGQQIPLTLWLSLAPVVIGVSMASLTEMSFNWLGFISAMISNISFTYRSIYSKKAMTDMDSTNLYAYISIIALIVCLPPAIIIEGPQLLKSGFNDAIAKVGLTKFVTDLFWVGMFYHLYNQLATNTLERVAPLTHAVGNVLKRVFVIGFSILVFGNKISLQTGIGTSIAIAGVAMYSFIKAKIEEEKRQGKAA comes from the exons ATGGAGTCTCGCGTGCTCACCGGCGCCACCATTCGCGGCCTGGCCCTTCGCCTGAAGCCGTCGGCTAGACTCACCGGAACCTGCACTCTCCCCGCCACCAAGCTCACAGGAAGACTCAGCGACGCCGGGAACTTGATATGGGGAAGGCAGCTCCGACCGGCGATACTGCTCGAGGCTTCACCGGCCAGCGTCGCTGTTCCGgcgatgaagagagagagcatCCGCCCGTGCTCCGCCACTGCGGAGGGCAGCGACTCCGCCGG GGGAGCTAAGGTCGGGTTCTTAGAGAAATATCCGGCGCTCGTCACCggatttttcttcttcatgtG GTACTTTCTGAACGTCATATTCAACATTCTCAACAAGAAGATCTACAATTACTTCCCCTATCCATA TTTTGTATCAGTTATACATTTGTTTGTTGGTGTTGTCTACTGTCTCGTATCCTGGGCTGTTGGCCTCCCTAAGCGCGCT CCAATTGACGGGAACCTCTTGAAGTTGCTCATCCCTGTCGCTGTATGTCATGCACTAGGCCACGTGACTAGTAACGTCTCTTTTGCTGCCGTTGCAGTCTCGTTCACTCACACTATTAAAG CCCTGGAGCCTTTCTTCAATGCTGCGGCTTCACAGTTCATTCTTGGACAACAGATACCTTTGACGCTATGGCTGTCTTTGGCACCAGTTGTTATTG GTGTGTCGATGGCATCACTGACCGAAATGTCCTTCAACTGGTTGGGCTTCATTAGTGCAATGATATCCAACATCTCCTTCACTTACAGGAGCATATACTCAAAGAAAGCTATG ACTGATATGGATAGCACGAACTTGTATGCCTACATTTCAATCATTGCCCTTATTGTCTGCCTCCCTCCCGCGATAATT ATTGAGGGACCTCAATTGCTCAAGTCTGGTTTCAATGATGCAATTGCAAAAGTGGGTCTGACAAAGTTCGTCACGGATCTTTTCTGGGTTGGAATGTTTTACCACCTCTACAATCAG CTGGCAACCAACACCCTTGAGAGAGTGGCACCTCTAACACATGCAGTTGGGAATGTGTTGAAACGTGTTTTCGTGATTGGCTTCTCAATCTTGGTCTTTG GTAACAAGATTTCACTACAAACTGGTATTGGTACTTCCATTGCCATTGCTGGAGTTGCTATGTACTCTTTCATAAAGGCTAAGATTGAAGAGGAGAAACGA CAAGGGAAAGCGGCATAG